The Fulvia fulva chromosome 6, complete sequence genome includes a window with the following:
- a CDS encoding DNA-directed RNA polymerase I subunit rpa49, translating to MAEKDSKKRKRQSNGVDGPSKKVVIAGNGDKMKVTYSEDTCPVLLSAPGVNAPKVPFKAWSKATSSKRTGAVKPATHHLLLHSSQHPRLDYTATPHTLDGAQQLSHYVAVYDPATKQLRVTPAHHLNLRSTLRSEAQEKEEERLTIAKQREALGKEFGTKKAKKAIESKTTNAISQDTKGKGKATDSQNAILESVGDVTAGAAAKNEDEEAEALLAAKPIPRPNLTAENVEDVYTFDTLIPPSDARLVPIKDWQEKAREDEDIKFSHRFPAFRVGAVGKSDDHTKLTALRYLTLLLEFHDALSNAGRAGKKVPKKEIIAKRFSAWPSQLVDAVRRRFADETGQALGKWQQDNLYTHICALSLYIDGWTTNASNLKDDLKLEQRVISQYFHELGCKVSTPTETEANRYNLKKAEKAVTRFARLKLPLDFPKPRAGRKK from the exons ATGGCCGAGAAGGACAGTAAGAAGAGAAAGCGGCAGTCAAATGGGGTCGACGGCCCGAGCAAAAAGGTGGTGATTGCAGGCAATGGGGACAAGATGAAGGTCACATACTCGGAAGACACATGTCCAGTCCTGCTATCCGCGCCAGGCGTAAATGCACCGAAAGTGCCATTCAAGGCATGGTCCAAAGCCACCAGCTCCAAGCGCACCGGCGCAGTGAAACCCGCGACCCATCATCTACTCCTCCACTCCTCACAGCACCCGCGACTCGACTACACAGCTACACCACACACCCTCGATGGTGCCCAGCAGCTCTCTCACTATGTCGCTGTCTACGATCCTGCTACCAAGCAGCTTCGCGTCACGCCGGCACATCACCTGAACCTGCGAAGTACACTACGATCGGAAGCACAAGAGAAGGAAGAAGAACGGCTCACGATCGCGAAACAACGTGAAGCGCTGGGCAAGGAGTTTGGTACGAAGAAGGCGAAGAAAGCCATTGAAAGCAAGACGACGAATGCCATCTCACAGGATACGAAGGGCAAAGGAAAGGCCACAGATTCGCAGAA CGCCATTCTCGAGAGCGTCGGCGATGTCACAGCAGGAGCAGCCGCAAAGAACGAAGACGAAGAAGCAGAAGCCCTGCTCGCCGCGAAACCAATCCCCCGACCGAACCTCACCGCCGAGAACGTGGAAGACGTCTACACATTCGATACCCTCATACCACCCTCGGACGCACGGCTAGTACCCATCAAAGACTGGCAAGAGAAAGCTCGCGAAGACGAAGACATCAAGTTCTCCCACCGCTTCCCAGCATTCCGTGTTGGAGCAGTCGGCAAATCCGACGACCACACGAAACTTACAGCGCTGCGGTACCTTACGTTGCTGCTGGAGTTTCACGATGCGCTCAGCAATGCTGGAAGAGCAGGAAAGAAGGTGCCCAAGAAGGAGATTATCGCCAAGCGCTTCTCGGCGTGGCCGTCGCAGCTTGTGGATGCTGTGCGGCGGCGCTTTGCGGATGAGACGGGACAAGCGCTTGGGAAGTGGCAGCAGGACAACCTCTATACGCACATCTGCGCACTGAGTCTGTACATTGATGGATGGACGACGAATGCGAGTAACTTGAAGGACGACCTGAAGCTGGAGCAGAGAG TGATCTCTCAATACTTCCACGAGCTCGGCTGCAAGGTGTCTACGCCTACAGAGACCGAGGCCAACCGCTACAACCTCAAGAAGGCGGAAAAGGCAGTCACCAGGTTCGCGCGTCTCAAGCTACCGCTGGACTTTCCAAAGCCGAGGGCTGGTCGGAAGAAGTAA
- a CDS encoding Ecp47: protein MRGRPSFLASPSEAPVNNISAIMLSLFLFPVALLSPIALASPLEKRAITCLKVGSIATASWTNAAGQRCTFSGIVGSNYGTNSAGGEYSCNGRCGAGCSGASIGNAYTQDCFSHDICSYFENASGGARDANCGAAYNSAIDDTAFGTVNGCGQTNPSNNAQAPSGSPTCS from the exons ATGCGTGGTCGGCCATCTTTTCTAGCCAGCCCCTCAGAAGCGCCAGTTAACAACATTTCCGCAATCATGCTCTCGTTGTTCCTTTTCCCAGTCGCTCTTCTTTCGCCCATCGCCTTAGCGAGTCCACTGGAGAAGCGAGCCATTACATGCTTGAAAGTAGGATCCATAGCCACAGCTAGCTGGACAAACGCAGCGGGCCAGAGATGCACTTTCTCGGGTATCGTGGGGAGCAATTACGGTACCAACTCTGCGGGTGGGGA GTATAGCTGCAATGGTCGATGTGGCGCTGGCTGTTCAGGAGCATCGATCGGCAATGCATATACCCAAGACTGCTTTTCGCACGATATCTGCTCGTACTTCGAGAATGCCAGTGGTGGTGCCAG GGACGCAAATTGTGGTGCTGCGTACAACTCTGCAATCGATGATACTGCGTTTGGCACCGTGAACGGCTGTGGACAGACCAATCCTTCGAACAATGCTCAAGCTCCAAGCGGCAGTCCAACTTGTTCATAG
- a CDS encoding Heat shock factor protein 2, producing the protein MQQSVPTRKRQPPGASPTVQQPMTPTPQYPYQHQISDTTDFNPNFDFPNFPTDQSHVDSVIDTNNYSTALNTQQPQTYGNNIPQAPSTDLVRRNPNQQLAAPPIAQQEQWNGDFSNMAAQDESEQELEAKVARAKMGDAHGKRKQIPPFVQKLSSFLDKEHESLIRWSDDGRAFIVLDEDEFARRLIPELFKHNNYASFVRQLNMYGFHKTVNIHDGSLRQSEQARKGAKPPSMYSHPYFRRNRPDLLWLIQKPASKSSAKRKRDGNMKDGFDSDDERQGSPFPDRPQELRAPSGNQDVAPLPRSELSAVRQELKKLQQQQGMISRMISQLKDQNDQFYRQASAFQTLHDRHENSINAILTFLATFYNRSVEGNAGQNLVNMFGNQNNQNDQQRSGVVQDLDDSTPSQSEQVQQYRQKPQLLLTHGGEDQTSSQFLQPGSAVTAPNSARPSISPPEGNTPLAAPPQRASTASVAPSEAETMARAAASPAIKNDAPTPDYLNSVPENNEVMSYIHNANAKDETEKSGNLSFPAGLEQLQNAVGNAALTPQQRSDMMSMMQNRHGNDPSSNNALISPQPAADPSHYMEAIRQNNISLNDLESQQQSMGRRLSDLQGRLAPLSPGGIPGISNDYGFGEPSTYNLNSDPYDMNDFVNLEGICDYAATGGNDNADIDFLNNDQNWNWDTNGNGAGVGADMFQSTDAGNGGNGGLGTAPGTVESLSSEATSPAATNQFAEAEDDTGMLEPGTPNKRQRKS; encoded by the exons ATGCAGCAGTCCGTGCCCACCCGCAAACGCCAGCCGCCAGGCGCATCGCCCACGGTGCAGCAGCCCATGACGCCAACACCGCAGTATCCATACCAGCACCAGATCTCAGACACGACCGACTTCAACCCCAACTTCGACTTCCCCAACTTTCCTACAGACCAGTCACATGTCGACTCTGTCATCGACACCAACAACTACTCCACCGCGCTCAACACCCAGCAACCGCAGACATATGGCAACAACATCCCTCAAGCGCCTTCGACAGATCTAGTGCGGCGAAATCCCAATCAGCAGCTGGCCGCACCACCGATCGCGCAGCAAGAGCAATGGAACGGCGACTTTAGCAACATGGCTGCGCAAGATGAGAGTGAGCAGGAACTGGAGGCCAAGGTGGCCAGGGCAAAGATGGGTGATGCACACGGCAAGCGCAAGCAGATCCCACCGTTTGTGCAGAAGCTGAGCAG CTTCCTCGACAAAGAACACGAATCGCTCATCCGATGGTCAGACGATGGCAGGGCTTTCATAGTATTGGACGAGGACGAGTTCGCGCGACGGCTGATCCCAGAGCTCTTCAAGCACAACAACTATGCCTCCTTCGTTCGACAACTCAACATGTACGGCTTTCACAAAACAGTCAACATCCACGATGGCTCGCTACGACAGTCCGAACAGGCTCGCAAAGGCGCAAAGCCACCCAGCATGTACTCACACCCATACTTCCGCCGAAATCGCCCCGATCTGCTGTGGCTCATTCAAAAGCCTGCCAGCAAATCGAGCGCCAAGCGGAAGCGAGACGGTAACATGAAGGATGGCTTCGACAGTGATGACGAGCGGCAAGGATCGCCCTTTCCAGATCGGCCGCAAGAGCTCAGAGCTCCGAGTGGCAACCAAGATGTTGCACCGCTACCGCGAAGCGAACTTAGTGCTGTACGACAGGAGCTGAAGAAGCTCCAACAACAGCAGGGCATGATCTCAAGAATGATATCGCAGCTCAAAGACCAGAATGATCAGTTCTACAGACAAGCGAGCGCGTTCCAGACGCTGCATGATCGACATGAGAACTCCATCAATGCTATACTGACATTCCTCGCGACATTTTACAACCGCAGTGTTGAAGGCAATGCTGGGCAGAATCTGGTCAACATGTTCGGCAACCAGAATAATCAAAACGACCAGCAGCGCAGTGGTGTCGTTCAAGATCTTGACGACAGCACACCTTCACAGTCTGAGCAGGTACAGCAATATCGACAAAAGCCACAACTCCTTCTCACACACGGCGGCGAAGATCAGACATCATCGCAGTTCCTGCAGCCCGGTTCTGCTGTGACTGCACCCAACTCGGCACGACCGTCGATCAGTCCACCAGAGGGTAACACGCCATTAGCAGCACCGCCCCAGAGGGCAAGTACTGCAAGTGTGGCGCCGAGCGAAGCGGAAACAATGGCCAGAGCGGCAGCCAGTCCTGCTATCAAGAACGACGCCCCGACACCAGACTACCTGAATTCAGTGCCAGAGAACAACGAAGTCATGAGCTACATCCACAATGCCAACGCCAAAGACGAAACAGAAAAGTCTGGTAACCTGTCTTTCCCTGCTGGTCTCGAACAACTTCAAAACGCTGTCGGCAACGCAGCACTCACCCCACAGCAGAGAAGCGACATGATGTCCATGATGCAGAATCGACATGGTAACGACCCTTCGAGCAACAACGCCCTCATCTCTCCGCAGCCTGCCGCGGACCCTTCACACTACATGGAGGCAATACGACAGAACAACATCAGCCTCAACGACCTGGAGAGCCAACAGCAGTCAATGGGCCGGCGACTCAGCGATCTTCAAGGCAGGCTGGCTCCATTGTCGCCCGGCGGCATACCTGGAATCAGCAACGACTACGGCTTCGGCGAGCCCAGCACCTACAACCTCAATTCGGATCCTTACGACATGAACGACTTTGTCAATCTTGAAGGTATCTGCGACTATGCTGCAACGGGCGGTAATGACAATGCAGATATCGACTTCCTGAACAATGACCAGAACTGGAATTGGGATACGAATGGTAATGGGGCGGGCGTGGGAGCAGACATGTTCCAGAGCACTGATGCTGGCAACGGCGGGAATGGTGGCCTTGGAACAGCTCCCGGCACGGTTGAGAGCTTGAGCAGTGAGGCTACCAGTCCTGCTGCTACTAATCAGTTTGCTGAGGCGGAGGACGATACTGGAATGTTGGAGCCTGGAACTCCGAATAAGAGGCAGCGGAAGTCTTAG